A genomic window from Labrus bergylta chromosome 7, fLabBer1.1, whole genome shotgun sequence includes:
- the cd151 gene encoding CD151 antigen isoform X2: MREKTSWGQPCPLHSLCRGEAAKRGQAHEWEARVCECQLRTCTVAVNLQRQQCFDTGVGRIWEDVTPIIYILQGRPSKIRMEAQGEKKQTCGTICLKYLLFLFNILFWLAGGAVLAVGVWTLMEKSDYISLLDSSFYSASAYILIAAGVIVILTGIIGCCATLKEMKSLLIVYLILLLSIFLLEIIAGVLAFIKYQELDEELRQNLKVTMQQKYQRPGEESVTQAVDKLQQEFKCCGSHNSSDWMGSVWIQAVENERLVPDSCCKTPSDLCGLRDHPSNIYKVEGGCIVKLEEFILSQLYILGAVGIGIAFLQLVGMMFTCCLYRSLKEDPY, encoded by the exons ATGCGTGAGAAAACCAGCTGGGGGCAGCCATGTCCTCTTCACAGCCTGTGCAGGGGTGAAGCTGCCAAAAGAGGACAGGCGCATGAGTGGGAGGCTCGGGTCTGTGAGTGTCAACTGAGAACTTGCACTGTTGCAGTTAACCTTCAAAGACAGCAGTGCTTTGACACTGGGGTCGGCCGGATCTGGGAAGACGTTACCCCGATAATCTACATCCTTCAGGGCCGACCATCTAAAATCAG GATGGAAGctcaaggagaaaaaaagcaaacctGTGGGACAATTTGTCTGAAATATCtactttttctctttaatatTCTTTTTTGG CTGGCAGGAGGGGCTGTGCTGGCAGTGGGAGTGTGGACTCTGATGGAGAAGAGTGACTACATCAGTTTACTCGACTCCAGCTTCTACTCCGCCTCAGCGTATATCCTCATAGCCGCTGGGGTCATCGTGATACTGACCGGGATCATCGGCTGCTGTGCCACTCTGAAAGAGATGAAGAGTCTTTTGATTGTG TATTTGATCTTGTTGCTAAGCATTTTCCTTTTGGAGATCATTGCTGGCGTGCTGGCTTTTATTAAGTACCAAGAG CTGGacgaggagctcagacagaacCTGAAGGTGACCATGCAGCAGAAATACCAGCGGCCTGGCGAGGAGAGCGTCACGCAGGCTGTGGATAAACTTCAGCAGGAG TTTAAATGTTGTGGCAGTCACAACTCCTCAGACTGGATGGGCAGTGTGTGGATCCAGGCTGTAGAAAATGAGCGACTTGTCCCTGACAGCTGCTGTAAAACTCCCAGTGACCTCTGCGGCCTCAGGGACCATCCCTCCAACATCTACAAGGTGGAG GGAGGCTGCATTGTGAAACTAGAGGAGTTCATCCTGAGTCAGCTGTATATCCTGGGTGCAGTGGGAATTGGGATTGCGTTTCTACAG CTTGTTGGGATGATGTTTACTTGCTGCCTTTATCGAAGTTTGAAAGAAGATCCATACTga
- the cd151 gene encoding CD151 antigen isoform X1: MREKTSWGQPCPLHSLCRGEAAKRGQAHEWEARVCECQLRTCTVAVNLQRQQCFDTGVGRIWEDVTPIIYILQGRPSKIRMEAQGEKKQTCGTICLKYLLFLFNILFWLAGGAVLAVGVWTLMEKSDYISLLDSSFYSASAYILIAAGVIVILTGIIGCCATLKEMKSLLIVYLILLLSIFLLEIIAGVLAFIKYQECFPLCYQLDEELRQNLKVTMQQKYQRPGEESVTQAVDKLQQEFKCCGSHNSSDWMGSVWIQAVENERLVPDSCCKTPSDLCGLRDHPSNIYKVEGGCIVKLEEFILSQLYILGAVGIGIAFLQLVGMMFTCCLYRSLKEDPY; this comes from the exons ATGCGTGAGAAAACCAGCTGGGGGCAGCCATGTCCTCTTCACAGCCTGTGCAGGGGTGAAGCTGCCAAAAGAGGACAGGCGCATGAGTGGGAGGCTCGGGTCTGTGAGTGTCAACTGAGAACTTGCACTGTTGCAGTTAACCTTCAAAGACAGCAGTGCTTTGACACTGGGGTCGGCCGGATCTGGGAAGACGTTACCCCGATAATCTACATCCTTCAGGGCCGACCATCTAAAATCAG GATGGAAGctcaaggagaaaaaaagcaaacctGTGGGACAATTTGTCTGAAATATCtactttttctctttaatatTCTTTTTTGG CTGGCAGGAGGGGCTGTGCTGGCAGTGGGAGTGTGGACTCTGATGGAGAAGAGTGACTACATCAGTTTACTCGACTCCAGCTTCTACTCCGCCTCAGCGTATATCCTCATAGCCGCTGGGGTCATCGTGATACTGACCGGGATCATCGGCTGCTGTGCCACTCTGAAAGAGATGAAGAGTCTTTTGATTGTG TATTTGATCTTGTTGCTAAGCATTTTCCTTTTGGAGATCATTGCTGGCGTGCTGGCTTTTATTAAGTACCAAGAG TGTTTCCCTCTCTGCTACCAG CTGGacgaggagctcagacagaacCTGAAGGTGACCATGCAGCAGAAATACCAGCGGCCTGGCGAGGAGAGCGTCACGCAGGCTGTGGATAAACTTCAGCAGGAG TTTAAATGTTGTGGCAGTCACAACTCCTCAGACTGGATGGGCAGTGTGTGGATCCAGGCTGTAGAAAATGAGCGACTTGTCCCTGACAGCTGCTGTAAAACTCCCAGTGACCTCTGCGGCCTCAGGGACCATCCCTCCAACATCTACAAGGTGGAG GGAGGCTGCATTGTGAAACTAGAGGAGTTCATCCTGAGTCAGCTGTATATCCTGGGTGCAGTGGGAATTGGGATTGCGTTTCTACAG CTTGTTGGGATGATGTTTACTTGCTGCCTTTATCGAAGTTTGAAAGAAGATCCATACTga
- the gatd1 gene encoding glutamine amidotransferase-like class 1 domain-containing protein 1 has translation MSAKPTCLIVASASAQGVSAKSFHQSFNLCSSAFNLQTATPGGKPIDFVGVDESTARWVQDFNVKPYATPAKLESIDGARYQSLLIPDCPGALNDLAHSGSLHRILTHFITHQKPVCAVGQGVSGLCCATEGQSWIFSGYSLTGPSVFELVRRPDFANLPLVVEDFVRDSGGSYTASPEDAVHVVIDRHLITGQNTQSTSLAVNNLILLCGAK, from the exons ATGTCTGCGAAACCAACTTGTTTGATAGTGGCGAGTGCTTCAGCTCAAG GGGTGTCAGCAAAATCCTTCCATCAGTCCTTCAACCTTTGCTCCTCAGCGTTTAATCTCCAGACCGCCACACCTGGG GGTAAACCAATAGATTTTGTTGGAGTCGATGAAAGCACTGCCAGATGGGTGCAGGACTTCAACGTTAAACCGTACGCAACACCAGCCAAACTGGAATCTATAGATG gtgcAAGGTACCAGTCACTGCTCATCCCGGACTGCCCTGGAGCGCTGAATGACCTGGCGCACAGCGGCTCTTTGCACCGCATTCTCACACACTTCATCACTCACCAAA AGCCGGTTTGTGCAGTGGGACAGGGAGTGTCGGGACTTTGTTGTGCTACTGAAGGACAGAGTTGGATCTTCAGCGGCTACAGCCTCACCGGG CCGTCAGTGTTTGAACTGGTGCGGAGGCCTGACTTTGCAAACCTGCCGTTGGTTGTGGAGGACTTTGTGAGAGACAGTGGAGGATCATACACAG CAAGCCCAGAAGATGCTGTCCACGTAGTAATAGACAGACACCTCATCACTGGACAGAATACACAGTCAACCTCACTTGCTGTAAATAATCTGATCCTGCTCTGTGGtgccaagtaa